The nucleotide sequence TGCGAGCGAATGATTAACTGGTCGTAGAGCAGCAGATCCAGATCGAGGGGACGAGCACCCCAGCGGACTTCTCTGACGCGTCCCATGTCTGCTTCCAGTTGTTGTAACTCCAGTAACAGCGATTCGGGGGAGAGTGATACGGAAAGGTGGGCGGCACCATTCAGAAAAGGATCCGTTGTCTGATCACCCACTGGTGCAGTTTCAATCCAGTGACTGGTTTTGATGACAGAAATGTCTGGATGCTGATCGAGGCGTTCCAATGCCAGAGAGAACGTTTCGTGGACAGGGCCCTGATTTCCACCGAGCGCAATATAGCAGTCAGGCATAGCGGTTCCGGGAGTTTTAAATCAAAAAAAGATGAACGATCCCTGCAGTTTAATAGAATGGTGAAGAAGTGCAATTCTGCAGGACGCAGACAGGAATCCGGAAGGTTCGAGACTGAATTGAATGCTGGTTTAAAAACAGACGGTTATATGCCGTGATTTTGCATTTCCGTCGTCGCATTTTCAAACAGGTCATTCGTGCGGGTCCCGATCGCGGCGATAGCGGCAATACAGACCATCACAATGGCAGCCAGCATGACAGCATACTCGACAGCGGTAGGACCATCTTCTTCGATGAGAAATCTTTTAAGATACTGCATGACTAGAATCCTGTCAGATGTGTGGTAACCTGAAAGGTACCTTTCAGATTAACGGACCGACAACTGATGAGGTTCACTATCCATAAGCAGGGTCCGATTTATTAAAGCGTACCTTACGTTTGACGACTGCTCCGGAAAAAACTCTATCTCCGGGATAAAAAAACGCTGAATCGGCGTTTCTGTGAGGATTTCCCTGCCTGAATCAGAGGTTATATGACTTGCGGGTCTGTTCAGACTGGCATATTTGCTGTCTCCCTGTCACAATATGTGGCACAAAGAACTCCCGACTGTCTTTCATCAGACAGAGACTGGAGTTAGGTTTATGCGAAATGTATCGCTTATTCCCTTTTTATGAACTTTATTGGACAGGATACAATTGTTATGGCCAAAGAAGAGGCCATTGAAGTCGAAGGTACAGTGACCGAGGCACTGGCAAATACTCAGTTTCGAGTCGAACTGGAAAACGGACACCAGGTTCTGGCGCATGTAGCCGGCAAGATGCGAAAACACTTTATTCGTATCGTCCCGGGTGACAAAGTCGTGGTCGAGGTCTCCCCTTATGACCTGAATCGTGGACGTATTGTCTATCGAGAACGATAGTCGCGACAGCGCGACCCGCTTCTTTCCCAGAATTCACGAGGGGTGATTTTACGCTCATTTGCAGCGCCCCCCCTGTATTTGTTGTTCGTACCGGGACTCATATTTGAGTCATCGTTTATTTTTTGCCAGGCGTGCGTTTACCATTATTATGACTGATGATGCAGCAGATCAGGACGCTCTCCCGTTTGTGCAGATCTTTACCGATGGTGCCTGCAGGGGAAATCCGGGACCGGGAGGCTGGGGAGTGATCCTCAGACATCCTGCTACCGGCACGGAAAAAGAGTTCTCCGGAGGCGAGGCAGTCACGACCAATAATCAGATGGAGTTGCAGGCGGTGATTTCGGGCCTGGAACTGTTGAAACGGACTTCCCGTGTGGAGGTGATTACGGACAGTGTCTACGTCGCCAAAGGCTCTAAAGAATGGATGCCGAACTGGAAAAAAAACAACTGGCGCCGGCGGGAAGGTAAAAGCTGGAAGCCTGTGAAGAATGAAGAGCTCTGGCGGAAACTGGATGTACTGCTGGAACGCCACGAAGTCCGCTTTACCCAGATCAAAGGGCACAGTGGTCATCCTGAAAATGAACGCTGTGATGAACTGGCAGTGGAGTTTGCACTCAAGTTACAGAGTGAGTCTGAATATTAGCCTGACAACAGGTAACTCATCACTCCCCTGATTCCTATAACTCGGCTCGAACGGTTGTAGAATACAATGACCGCATCTCCCCTGGAAACTCCTGTTCAATTCCTTAATGGAGTCGGTCCGGATCGCGGTGAATTGCTGGGAAAACTTGGAATTCAAACCGTAGAGGATCTGTTGTGGCATCTGCCTCGCAGTGTGCTGGACCTGACCGATGTCCGCCCGGTTAATGAACTGGAAGAAGACCAACCCGCATCCGTCTGTGGCAAGGTCGTGGACCTCGATGCCCGCACAATCTCACGCGGCCGGACGATTACTGCAATTCTGCTGGATTGTGGCACCGGGTTCCTGAAGGGAACCTGGTTCAACCAGCCCTGGGTCATTAAACGGTTTTTCCAGGGACAGTTGCTGATGTTTTCCGGCAAACCCAAACGCCGCTCCGGAAAATGGGAAATTTCTCATCCCCAGTTCCAGGTCCTGGAAGAAGACCTGGATGATCCACAGGGACTGATCTTACCCCGGTACAGCCTGACCGAAGGTATCAAGATGTATCAGATGCGGCGTTTCGTGCGCGCTGCGGTTGAGGAATATGCCCAACTGATCCCCGACTATCTGCCGGAAAGTTTTCGTGAGGCGCATTCGCTGATTCCGCTGAGTCAGGCTGTGATCCAGATGCACAAACCCCGGACCATGGAGGAATACCATGCCGGTGTGCATCGTGTGATCTACGATGATCTTCTGGAATTTCAACTGGCACTGGCGCTGCGCAGACGACTCTGGACCTGTGTCGATAATGCACCGCTGGTAAAAGTCACTGCGAAAGTCGATGCCCGGATCCGACGACTGTTTCCATATGATTTTACCGAAGGTCAAAACCAGGCGATTGAAGAAATTAAAACCGATCTGGCTTCAGGGCGAGCCATGCATCGCATGCTGCAGGCAGATGTGGGCGCCGGCAAAACCGCCATCGCGATTTATGCAATGCTGGCCATGATTGCCGGGGGAAATCAGGCGGTTCTGATGGCCCCGACAGAGCTGCTGGCGGTACAGCACTGGGAAACAATCAACAAGATTTTAAAACACAGTCGGGTGAAACACTGCCTTCTGACCGGCAGCCTGTCTCCCTCTGAACGCAAAGCGACACTGGAACAGATCGCTTCCGGAGAACAACAACTGATCGTAGGCACGCAGGCGGTCGTCCAGAAGGATGTCCGATATCATAACCTGGGACTGGTGATTATCGATGAGCAGCATAAGTTCGGTGTGATGCAACGGGCTCATTTCTCCAGCGATCAGAATACCCCGCATATGCTGGTGATGACGGCGACGCCGATCCCCCGCAGTCTGTGTCTGACGCAGTTTGGTGAACTGGATATCTCAGTGAATACAGAACTGCCTCCCGGTCGGCAACCGGTAATGACGAGCCGCGTCTCGACAACGCCTCAACGAAAAAAGGCCTGGGATTTTTTAAGGACCCAGATCGCGGCAGGCAGACAGGCTTATATTGTCTGCCCGCGCATTGACTCCGAAGACGAACAGAATATTCGGTCCAGTGCCGAGGAAGTGTATCGCAAACTGCAGAAGAGTGAGCTGTCGACGGCTTCGATCGGGCTGGTACACGGCCAGATGGATCGCGAAGAACGGGCCGAGATCATGAGGCAGTTTCACCAGGGAACAATTCAGGTGCTGGTCTCCACAACCGTCGTCGAAGTGGGCGTGGATGTTCCCAATGCGACGCTGATGGTCATTCTGCAGGCGGATCGTTTTGGACTGTCACAGTTGCATCAGTTAAGGGGTCGTGTGAGTCGCGGCCTTCACCGGGGAAACTGTTTTCTGTTTTCTTATACGGAGAGCGAAGACGCATTAAATCGACTGTCAGTGATGGAGCAGACCACCGATGGCTTTGAAATAGCCGAGGCGGATTTCCAGGCACGTGGTCCGGGGGATATCTTCGGAACCCGTCAACATGGTGAGCTGCCGCTGCGGGTCGCGGATCTGAAACGGGACGCAGCCATTTTACAGGAAACGCATGAGGTTGCCTTACGACTTGTCGAACGAGGTGAGTTTGACCAGCCCCGGTTCGCCCCTCTCAAGATTCGCGTGCTGGAGCGATTCGGACAACTGATGGATCTGGGTCAGAGCGGTTGATTCTGTCCCGCTTAATACTCAGGTCTGAACCCGGTTCGTGAACCAGGCGGCAAGTGTTCCGTTCGTTATTACGGGAAACCAGGCTGCCTGATCTGGTGAAATCAGCTTTGTGGACCCCATATAAAGGAAACACTGCGAAATTCCGAACAGGCCTCCCATCACACAGGCACAGATCGCGATATTCAGGATCAGACTGCGACTTTCTTTGCGCAGTACAAATGGAATTGAAATCAGTACGGCAATCAGGTTCATGATCGGACGCGTGAGTCGGGAATGCAGGTCCAGTTTCTGTTTACGAATCGATAAATCACTGAAAGAAGGATTATTGATGCGGGCAATCAGATCCGAAGTCGAGATCAATGAACTGAAATTGCGATTACAGAGTTGATCACAGCCCACATCCGTCACAATAAATATCTCATTCGGCTCAGGACCGGGCTGGATTATTTCTCTGGCAAATTCAGCAATCTCCAGCTCCTGATAACTCGGGGTAGCCTGCTTCAGCAACCAGCCTCCCGGTCTGGTTTGGGTCGGGGTCTGATAGATCGCGGTGTCAGACTTGACGGTGACGAAATCATGAACCATCGGTTTAGACAGAACAAACTCTGCATTTTTCATTTTCTGTTCAGTCAGGAATACTTCCTGACCGTTGATCATAATCCGTGTGCTGAAATCATAAACGGGCTCGACAAACTGAGCAGAGCTTGCCATGTCTCCACGTTCCGCCTGAAGCTTATCCGCAATGGAAGGAATGATGACTTCCTGGTTCAGACACATCACACAGTTAACAATAATCGTTGCCATAGCCAGTGGTATGGCCAGGCGGTATGTAGGAATGCCGGCTGAGAGAACGGGATTCAGTTCTCCGTGACGCACCATCAGGGAAAAGACAACGACTCCAGCCAGTACGGAAAGAATCGGGCTGATCATGTCAAAAAAGAGCGAAGATTGATAGAAGTAGAATTCAAGCATAATCCAGAGCAGGCTGGTCGATGCGTTCTGATCGACCTCAAGACCGTTAAGGTCATTCGATGAGACTTTTTCTGCTCCTGCCTGAAAGCCATCGATGTTCGTAAATCCGTCAAAAACTACGTACAGGCCGTAGGTTGCGATGAATCCGATCACGAATACATGGAAGTATCGTTTGAGCAAATAGCGGTCGAAGGTCGTAAACACGTTTCCCAATCGTTGACTGTCACTGAGCTAAGAAACTGGTTTCAGGGGCGCGTATTACATCGCAATCGGGGAACCGGGTCAATATCAGGAAACAGCCCTGGAATCCGAATGTACATTCGCTACGGCCGTTTGGTTTTAAACGTCCAGTACGTAAAACGGGCTCCTGGTCAGGAAATTCAGAAAATCCGAAGAAAAGACGCCATCTTAAGTTACTGGAAAATTTTGACTTATGTATTAATTTCTTATTTTGAAAGTTTCCAACTCTCGACATTTAATTCACGTAGTGAATAATACCTGTGTGTAGCTTTGATGCAAAACTGAAAATATCTGGTCATGTTTCCAAATTCTTTAGCCAAATTAAAAGCTATGTTTTGGGAGAATCGACTTTTGAAGTTGCTCACCGAATATGATCTTTATGAGGGGACGAGAGAGTGGTACGAAAAGACGCAATAATCAGGTTGCACAAGCAACTGCTGAATAGACGTGATGAACTGAAGAAGCTGGTGAGTGACAGTTCAGAAGGTTCGTCGGGCAGCCAGTCGTCCGTTGAGGACAGTGGTGATGCTGCGATTCGCGAACGCCGCCAGGATCTGGAATCCCATCTGGCCGAGATTGAATACAAGGAGCTGATGCAAATCCGCCGAGCGATCTCGCTGATTCAGGAAGGCCGTTACGGTCACTGCGAAAGCTGCAATAAAAATATACCGATTGCACGGCTTAAAGCAGTTCCTTATGCGATGTTTTGTGTCAGTTGTGCAGAACAGCGCGAATCAATGGGATTATCCACTCATGATGTTCATGGCGATTGGGAGAACGCATACGAATTCGAAGGACGGCTTAACGATCAGGAAGTCAGAATTCACGATTTGGATCTCGAAAAATAGTATCCCCTTCCGATAATAATGCCAGAGGGTTCTAACAGACTGATTACTGTTTTCTTCTCCCCCGAATGAGACAGCCCCTCATCACTGACATTCATTGGGGAGAGATTCATAATAATCAGTCACCTGATCCCTGGTATTACCAGTGCCGTTGCCGGTCACTGGTAATCAAATCGTCCGGCACTGGCGAAGGATTGCCTCATTTTGCCGTAGCTATAAATAGCTAAATCGCAAAAAGATCCTGGGTCACGCTGAGAGATTTGCATCATGAAGAATCGATACCCCCTGGTTTTCGTCTTTGGTCTGGTTGTTTCCGTTTCACTGTGGAATACCTGCTTTGATTCCCCGCTGTCATCGAATCAGCTGGAAGCAAAGGTTCCTTCCCAGTCGAACCCCCGGCAAGCGCATTCCCCACTACTGCCCTCTACTTCTCCCCTGCATGAAGGCAGCCGTCATCTGGCTAAAATCGCCAAACTGGCTACCCCGAGTGTCGTTCATATCCAGTGTGAACGTCAGACGCCACGCGGTGCAGTGGAAGAAACCGGTTCGGGTGTGATTGTCAGAGGTGAAGGTACCTCCGGTTTATATATTGTGACCAACCGGCATGTGGTGCGAGACTCTGAGGGGACCTCCATTTCCATCTCCCTGCATGATGGTCGTGTGATACATCCCCAGCAGAAATGGGAAGACAAAGATACCGACCTGGCAATTCTGAAAATCGGGATTACCGATGTGACACCTGCCGACTGGGGCGACAGCGACAAGCTGGACATTGGACATATGGTACTGGCGATGGGCAGCCCGTTCGGATTAAGTGAATCGGTCACCCTGGGAATCATCAGTGCCAAAGGCCGGCGTTCCCTTCAGTTGGGCAGCGGATCGGAAGTTCTCAATCAGAACTTTCTGCAGACCGATGCGGCCATCAATCCTGGTAACAGTGGTGGACCGCTGATTGATCTCGAAGGTAAAATCATCGGCATCAATACAGCCATCGCATCAAACAGTGGCGGTAACGACGGGATTGGTTTCAGTATCCCCAGTAAGCTGGTACGTCATGTGTTCAACCAACTGGTAAAATATGGCCAGGTTTACCGGGCCTATCTGGGTGTGCAACTTGATCCGGAATTCAGTATTGCAACTGCGGGCCGCTTGAAAATGGACCGTGTACGGGGAGCCCGGGTTGTGAAAGTCATTTCAAATACGCCGGCGTCTCGTGCCAACCTGAAGTACGATGACATCATCCTCAGTTTTGGTGGCATCGATGTCCTCGACCAGAACCATCTGATCAATCTGGTCAGCCTGACCCCCATCGATAACAGGGTCAGTGTGGTCCTGTTACGTAGCGGCCGAAAGGTCAATGTAATGGTGGAACTGGCCAATCGTCGTATTCTGGACGAACTCGAACGGAAGCAGAAAGAGACTCAACAGTCACGGCGTCCGGGTACCTCGGCTGCCCCCATGAGCTTCCAGAAAATAAAAAACACGACTGCAAATGATGTTTTATCCGGTCTGCAGGTCCATGCGATGAACGCAGACCTGGCTACCCAGTTGGGATTTGAGGCCAATCAGACCGGGTTACTCATTATGGATGTGGATCAACAGAGTTCACTGTCTAACGTGGTCAAACTGTATGATGTCATTGAGGAAGTCGCCGGAACCCCGGTCAACAGCCTGAACGATTTTCGACAGGTTCTGGAGCAGACTAAATCTTTGGATAGCCTGGTCCTGAAAATTTCGAACGGCAAACCGGGTCAAACACATCATCAACTTGTCATCTGGAAGAGAAATTGATTCTCTGACAGCGGATTTCATCGGAACCATCTTTGATGGAAGCGGTCTCTCTCAACCTGATTCGCTTCAATAAAAAAACCCGGTCAGCAGATCACTGACCGGGTTTTTATTATTTTCAGCAGCCTGAGGCTGTTTCGCTTAGTCTTTGTAGAAGCGAGTCAGTTCTTCGAACAGCAGAGGATCGCGGATCGAATCGCTGGCGAGTCGAGCCCGGAACCGCTGATTCCCTTCCACAGTACCCCGTACGATTACCTGGTATTGTACCGAATCGCCAGGTGCCAGATCTCCCAGAGATTTGAAGACGACCACACCATTTTCAGCAATGTGCTGAGTCGGACCGGTTGCAGTAATCAGTTCCACACCAGGAGGCAGTTCGCAGGAGACCGAAACATTCTGTGCTGACTTACTACCATCATTCTTAACAACCACCTTGTAACCGGTTTCTTTACCGATTTCGACAGGATCGTCCAGGTCAGCGATTTCCAGAACCAGCTGGGCAGTTCCTTCAATTCGTGTCTGAATCTGAGCGTCTGATTTTACGTTGTGTTCAGAAATGGCTCGTACGTGATGCACATAGTTACCGATGGTTTTGGTTTTTAACTCCAGGTTCACACTGGCAGTTTGACCTGGTTCCATCCGACCAAGAAACCAGCTGATCGTAGAATCTTCCGGATTGAACTGTCCACCGTGATCGGCATTGACGAATTCAAATCCTTCAGGAATTTTGTGCAAGACGCGAACATTATTCGTAGCAGCAGCACCATCGTTGAGTGTCGTGATGACGTACTGAGCACTGCGACCTTTGTAGCGAAGTCCGGGACCATCGATGGCAACCTGAACTTTCGGAGCGATAACATTTACACGAGCCTGTGTCGCCTGAACCAGACCACCTTCGGCTTTTGCCTGGACGTTCACGACCTGCTCACCACCCATCACGGCGGCTAAAGCCAGTCGAATGGTTCGCGATTCACCAGGATTGAGTGATCCCACCTGCATCTGCAGATATT is from Gimesia maris and encodes:
- a CDS encoding trypsin-like peptidase domain-containing protein; amino-acid sequence: MKNRYPLVFVFGLVVSVSLWNTCFDSPLSSNQLEAKVPSQSNPRQAHSPLLPSTSPLHEGSRHLAKIAKLATPSVVHIQCERQTPRGAVEETGSGVIVRGEGTSGLYIVTNRHVVRDSEGTSISISLHDGRVIHPQQKWEDKDTDLAILKIGITDVTPADWGDSDKLDIGHMVLAMGSPFGLSESVTLGIISAKGRRSLQLGSGSEVLNQNFLQTDAAINPGNSGGPLIDLEGKIIGINTAIASNSGGNDGIGFSIPSKLVRHVFNQLVKYGQVYRAYLGVQLDPEFSIATAGRLKMDRVRGARVVKVISNTPASRANLKYDDIILSFGGIDVLDQNHLINLVSLTPIDNRVSVVLLRSGRKVNVMVELANRRILDELERKQKETQQSRRPGTSAAPMSFQKIKNTTANDVLSGLQVHAMNADLATQLGFEANQTGLLIMDVDQQSSLSNVVKLYDVIEEVAGTPVNSLNDFRQVLEQTKSLDSLVLKISNGKPGQTHHQLVIWKRN
- the recG gene encoding ATP-dependent DNA helicase RecG, which encodes MTASPLETPVQFLNGVGPDRGELLGKLGIQTVEDLLWHLPRSVLDLTDVRPVNELEEDQPASVCGKVVDLDARTISRGRTITAILLDCGTGFLKGTWFNQPWVIKRFFQGQLLMFSGKPKRRSGKWEISHPQFQVLEEDLDDPQGLILPRYSLTEGIKMYQMRRFVRAAVEEYAQLIPDYLPESFREAHSLIPLSQAVIQMHKPRTMEEYHAGVHRVIYDDLLEFQLALALRRRLWTCVDNAPLVKVTAKVDARIRRLFPYDFTEGQNQAIEEIKTDLASGRAMHRMLQADVGAGKTAIAIYAMLAMIAGGNQAVLMAPTELLAVQHWETINKILKHSRVKHCLLTGSLSPSERKATLEQIASGEQQLIVGTQAVVQKDVRYHNLGLVIIDEQHKFGVMQRAHFSSDQNTPHMLVMTATPIPRSLCLTQFGELDISVNTELPPGRQPVMTSRVSTTPQRKKAWDFLRTQIAAGRQAYIVCPRIDSEDEQNIRSSAEEVYRKLQKSELSTASIGLVHGQMDREERAEIMRQFHQGTIQVLVSTTVVEVGVDVPNATLMVILQADRFGLSQLHQLRGRVSRGLHRGNCFLFSYTESEDALNRLSVMEQTTDGFEIAEADFQARGPGDIFGTRQHGELPLRVADLKRDAAILQETHEVALRLVERGEFDQPRFAPLKIRVLERFGQLMDLGQSG
- a CDS encoding TraR/DksA family transcriptional regulator, with translation MSDSSEGSSGSQSSVEDSGDAAIRERRQDLESHLAEIEYKELMQIRRAISLIQEGRYGHCESCNKNIPIARLKAVPYAMFCVSCAEQRESMGLSTHDVHGDWENAYEFEGRLNDQEVRIHDLDLEK
- the infA gene encoding translation initiation factor IF-1, translated to MAKEEAIEVEGTVTEALANTQFRVELENGHQVLAHVAGKMRKHFIRIVPGDKVVVEVSPYDLNRGRIVYRER
- a CDS encoding LptF/LptG family permease gives rise to the protein MFTTFDRYLLKRYFHVFVIGFIATYGLYVVFDGFTNIDGFQAGAEKVSSNDLNGLEVDQNASTSLLWIMLEFYFYQSSLFFDMISPILSVLAGVVVFSLMVRHGELNPVLSAGIPTYRLAIPLAMATIIVNCVMCLNQEVIIPSIADKLQAERGDMASSAQFVEPVYDFSTRIMINGQEVFLTEQKMKNAEFVLSKPMVHDFVTVKSDTAIYQTPTQTRPGGWLLKQATPSYQELEIAEFAREIIQPGPEPNEIFIVTDVGCDQLCNRNFSSLISTSDLIARINNPSFSDLSIRKQKLDLHSRLTRPIMNLIAVLISIPFVLRKESRSLILNIAICACVMGGLFGISQCFLYMGSTKLISPDQAAWFPVITNGTLAAWFTNRVQT
- the rnhA gene encoding ribonuclease HI, translating into MTDDAADQDALPFVQIFTDGACRGNPGPGGWGVILRHPATGTEKEFSGGEAVTTNNQMELQAVISGLELLKRTSRVEVITDSVYVAKGSKEWMPNWKKNNWRRREGKSWKPVKNEELWRKLDVLLERHEVRFTQIKGHSGHPENERCDELAVEFALKLQSESEY
- a CDS encoding Flp family type IVb pilin translates to MQYLKRFLIEEDGPTAVEYAVMLAAIVMVCIAAIAAIGTRTNDLFENATTEMQNHGI